In one Magallana gigas chromosome 7, xbMagGiga1.1, whole genome shotgun sequence genomic region, the following are encoded:
- the LOC105337120 gene encoding probable histone deacetylase 1-B, with product MTTQPHNKKKICYYYDGDIGNYYYGQGHPMKPHRIRMTHNLILNYGLYRKMEIYRPHKATQEEMTKFHSDDYIKFLRSIRPDNMSDYNKQMQRFNVGEDCPVFDGMYEFCQLSTGGSVAGAVKLNKQAADIAINWAGGLHHAKKSEASGFCYVNDIVLAILELLKYHQRVLYVDIDIHHGDGVEEAFYTTDRVMTVSFHKYGEYFPGTGDLRDIGAGKGKYYAVNFPLRDGIDDESYESIFKPVMTKVMEMYQPSAIVLQCGADSLSGDRLGCFNLTLKGHGKCVEYMKKWNLPLLLLGGGGYTIRNVARCWTYETSIALGVEIANELPYNDYFEYYGPDFKLHISPSNMANQNTGEYMDKIKTRLFENLRMLPHAPGVQMTAIPEDALNDESGEEEDKENPDERISIRASDKRVTGEGEYSDSEDEGEGGRKDRANYKPKAKRMKTESEEKKETGDKVAKKEEKEVKKEAENNKEEAKAPEKSSEEKSEAPEKKESSPAKETAAESKESSDSNGTPQKMEH from the exons ATGACAACTCAGCCGCACAACAAGAAGAAAATCTGTTACTATTATGATG GTGACATTGGCAATTACTATTATGGCCAAGGTCATCCAATGAAGCCACACAGAATTAGAATGACCCACAATCTCATCCTTAATTATGGACTCTACAGGAAAATGGAAATATAT AGACCTCACAAAGCAACTCAAGAAGAAATGACAAAATTTCACAGTGATGACTACATTAAGTTTTTACGCAGCATCCGGCCAGACAATATGTCAGATTACAACAAACAGATGCAGAGAT TTAATGTAGGAGAGGATTGTCCAGTGTTTGATGGGATGTATGAATTCTGTCAGCTCTCAACAGGGGGATCTGTGG CTGGAGCAGTGAAGCTGAACAAACAGGCAGCAGACATTGCCATTAACTGGGCGGGCGGACTTCACCATGCCAAAAAGTCCGAGGCTTCAGGCTTCTGTTATGTAAATGACATTGTGCTGGCCATTCTGGAACTTCTCAA GTACCACCAGAGAGTGTTGTACGTGGACATTGACATTCACCATGGCGACGGTGTGGAGGAAGCATTCTACACCACTGACCGAGTCATGACAGTCTCATTtcacaagtacggagagtactTCCCAGGAACTGGTGACCTGAGG GACATTGGAGCAGGCAAGGGTAAATATTACGCTGTCAACTTTCCTCTCCGAGACGGGATTGATGATGAGTCATACGAATCAATTTTCAAACCC GTGATGACCAAAGTTATGGAGATGTACCAACCAAGTGCAATAGTCCTACAGTGTGGAGCGGACTCTCTGTCAGGGGACAGACTGGGATGTTTTAACCTCACACTCAAAG GTCACGGGAAGTGTGTGGAGTACATGAAGAAGTGGAACCTGCCCCTGTTGTTGCTGGGAGGGGGAGGGTACACCATCAGAAACGTGGCCCGGTGCTGGACCTACGAGACCTCCATAGCTCTGGGAGTGGAGATTGCCAACG agTTGCCATACAATGACTACTTTGAGTATTATGGACCAGACTTCAAGCTACATATCAGCCCCTCAAACATGGCAAATCAAAACACTGGGGAATACATGGACAAAATCAA AACTCGTCTCTTTGAGAATTTGAGGATGTTGCCACATGCACCTGGTGTTCAAATGACag CTatccctgaggatgctttaaATGATGAGAGTGGAGAAGAAGAAGACAAAGAAAATCCAGATGAACGGATTTCAA TCCGAGCCAGTGACAAGCGAGTGACTGGGGAGGGTGAATATTCGGACAGTGAAGATGAGGGAGAGGGAGGGAGGAAGGACAGGGCCAACTACAAACCCAAAGCCAAGAGGATGAAGACAGAATCAGAGGAGAAGAAGGAGACAGGGGACAAAG ttgcaaagaaagaagaaaaggaAGTTAAAAAAGAGGCAGAAAATAATAAAGAGGAGGCAAAAGCTCCAGAAAAGAG ctcGGAAGAAAAATCAGAAGCACCTGAGAAAAAAG AATCCTCGCCAGCCAAGGAAACAGCAGCTGAAAGCAAGGAATCTAGTGACTCAAACGGGACTCCACAAAAAATGGAGCATTAG
- the LOC117684380 gene encoding required for excision 1-B domain-containing protein yields MSEEIMDGNHSLEGLPAKDLLKRFHILQGERVETYALFEEGFQAYLNGAPNYNFPMYRQLVHEITQTFTKISQDIILITKQLEDDHSMTTIAKIVTGIQNNEKDKLEKTVKLQLARQNATDHPTDSNFKEEADLKQSIKDVICAINEQMEELKFESEDLYSDETEEDKDDETADR; encoded by the exons ATGTCAGAAGAAATCATGGATGGAAATCATTCATTAGAAGGCTTACCTGCAAAAGATTTACTGAAAcgatttcatattttacaagGAGAAAGAGTAGAAACTTACGCTTTGTTTGAAGA AGGGTTTCAAGCATACTTGAATGGGGCACCAAATTACAACTTTCCTATGTACAGACAACTCGTCCATGAAATAACTCAAACATTCACCAAAATCTCCCAAGATATAATACTGATCACTAAGCAATTAGAAGATGACCACAGTATGACCACCATTGCTAAAATTGTAACTGGAattcaaaacaatgaaaaagaTAAACTTGAAAAG ACGGTAAAATTGCAACTAGCACGGCAAAATGCTACAGACCACCCAACAgattctaattttaaagaagaagCAGACTTAAAACAAAG catAAAGGATGTCATTTGTGCCATCAATGAACAAATGGAGGAACTTAAGTTTGAATCGGAGGACCTTTATTCTGATGAAACAGAAGAAGATAAAGATGATGAAACAGCTGACAGATGA
- the LOC117684378 gene encoding phosphatidylinositol-glycan biosynthesis class W protein, with amino-acid sequence MGDTNYTSYKELKEQFVSGHQGSPAAEITLIYLGIACCVFLHNAGGIGYRKQWFHWLGDFLVLVLPGLSSVTFLSESKAIVIVTLLSLAAISLTISHQFNRTAPKSSSSFLRQEFGNKLEFVSNFRAYALICTAICILAVDFNVFPRRFCKAETFGTGLMDTGVGLFIVANGIVSPESRNKGKVSSLKSSLLSSLPLIVLGLGRVLSTKGVNYQEHVTEYGVQWNFFFTVSAVKICSSLLLTILGNINLTGPAIILILSYQLFLTKLGLSDYLVLGADGQGGRVGFFDSNREGIVSCLGYLSLYFLAVELGKHIFNKERKTVGDWVPFLGVLGLLQAVLWCTMMWSESHVQQVSRRFANLSYIVWILALSVFLLFLLLLIDLFSHFQSFIFAKKKEEDVCLLSAVNYNGLLYFLFANVLTGLVNLSIDTLQLSTAQSMTILISYMGILSFVTLMLYKWKIRLKFW; translated from the exons ATGGGGGACACTAACTACACATCGTATAAAGAGTTAAAAGAGCAGTTTGTAAGCGGACACCAAGGATCACCAGCCGCAGAAATAACACTGATTTATTTGGGCATTGCATGCTGTGTGTTTCTTCACAATGCCGGGGGTATAGGATACAGAAAACAATG gtTTCACTGGCTTGGGGATTTCCTTGTCCTTGTACTCCCTGGCCTATCATCCGTCACTTTTCTCAGCGAATCAAAAGCCATTGTCATTGTCACTCTTCTCTCTTTGGCAGCCATTTCACTTACGATATCTCACCAATTCAACAGGACAGCTCCCAAATCGTCTTCTTCTTTCTTGAGACAAGAATTCGGCAACAAGCTGGAGTTTGTCAGTAATTTTAGAGCATATGCCTTAATTTGTACAGCCATATGTATCTTAGCCGTAGATTTTAATGTGTTTCCAAGAAGATTTTGTAAAGCTGAGACTTTTGGAACTGGTTTGATGGATACTGGTGTAGGGCTCTTTATAGTGGCGAATGGAATTGTGTCACCCGAGTCTCGTAACAAAGGAAAAGTCAGCAGTCTAAAAAG ctcTCTTCTGTCATCACTCCCACTCATCGTCCTGGGTCTGGGCCGAGTTTTATCGACCAAAGGTGTCAACTACCAGGAGCATGTGACGGAGTACGGAGTCCAATGGAACTTCTTCTTCACAGTCTCCGCAGTCAAG ATTTGCTCAAGTCTTCTCTTGACCATCCTTGGAAACATTAATCTCACTGGACCTGCCATTATACTCATTCTCTCCTATCAACTGTTTCTCACCAAACTGGGCCTGAGCGATTACTTGGTCCTAGGAGCAGACGGTCAGGGAGGCAGAGTGGGCTTCTTCGACTCCAACAGAGAGGGCATCGTGTCCTGTCTGGGATACTTGTCTTTGTATTTTCTAGCTGTAGAACTTGgaaaacacattttcaacaaAGAGAG GAAGACAGTAGGTGACTGGGTACCCTTTCTGGGAGTGCTGGGTTTGTTACAGGCTGTTTTATGGTGCACCATGATGTGGTCAGAATCTCATGTACAACAAGTGTCAAGGCGGTTTGCCAATCTATCCTACATAGTTTGGATA cTGGCCTTGTCCGTTTTCCTCCTCTTTCTGCTGTTGCTGATAGATCTATTTAGCCACTTCCAGTCATTCATATTTGCCAAGAAAAAAGAAG aaGATGTATGCCTATTGTCCGCTGTGAACTATAATGGACTTCTGTACTTCTTGTTCGCCAATGTCTTAACAGGACTTGTGAATCTGAGCATAGATACTTTACAATTGTCCACAGCACAAAGCATGACCATACTCATTTCCTATATGGGAATTCTTAGTTTTGTAACTTTGATGCtatacaaatggaaaataagattaaaattcTGGTAG